The Prionailurus bengalensis isolate Pbe53 chromosome C2, Fcat_Pben_1.1_paternal_pri, whole genome shotgun sequence DNA segment catgagatcatgacctgagccaaaatcaagagtcagacacttaggggcacctgggtggcccagtcagttaagtgtccgacttcgactcaggtcatgatctcctggtttatgggttcgagtcccacattaggctctgtgctgacagttcagagcctgaagcctgcttcagattctgtgtctccctctctctctgcccctccctctgctgatgcgcacatgtgcgctctctctctctcaaaaatgaataaacattaaaaaaagagacacttaaccaaatgagccatccaggtgtccctggactGGTGTGGTTTAAAGACATGTGTTcatcatctcttttcttcttggacAGCTTTCAGTGGACACCCTACAGTTTCTGCTCTTCTTATATATACAGCAGTTAAACAAGGTTTCCCTGAGGACATCTTTGATTGGAGAAGAGTGGCCTAGTCCCAGAAATAGATCTCAGTCTCCTGACTTGGCTGAAAAATCCAGTTGCCATAATAAGGTACTGTTTAAATTTTGGGTCTCCTCTGAAAGGGAATTTGTGAGGAAGATGATTTGTCTTCATTAAAAATTGTGTTAGGATTACTTATATAAGCCAGTCATTTGCTGgcatgcttgttttgttttgcttttttcatttcttttccttattatcaaacaaaataaatattttcagtcttAGTCAAAATAGGTGATTTCTGCTCCTTTGGTGACCCAAAAATTGCATGATTTTTGGGCAAACTATTCACTGTACTCTCATTAGAATTCTCAGTTTTGCAAATGTCAGTGAATTTGAATCTACTTATTTGACTAAGGtaggataaatgaaaagatgtagAGTTTGCAAAGTCTGTTGAGACCTACTGACAAAACTTCTGTAAAAATATCTTCTCATATGTTTAAATGATGTGCTTCAGTATGCTTAAGCTTAGCATGCTTATGTAATATTATATGATGTGATGACCTAGAAGTTAAATTTAACTGCCTCATGTTGTGAGTTTTAGAAATTGTgttatttcttctgtctttgtaAGGAAAACTGAAATGGTTTTACCCATTTATGTAAAAGTATTCTGAAGAACTTTAAGGAAAATGTAGACCTCAGTATTACTGCCATGCGCAGGTTCCTTAAAAATGTTCtgaggcgcacacacacacacacacacattgttctgaggcaaacaacaacaaaaacctctctgatATTTGGTACTTTTATCATCTTTTTCGAGTAAATCTGGCTGCCCTTATATTCCATGATGCTATTCCCTCCTggttctgcttttaattcttccttCTCACTCTTCTTCATGAGCTTCCCCCACTGGCCCCAACAGGCTGCTTTTCCCCCCGGATTCTGCCTGGGGCCATTTTGTCTTCTCACtagacatattctttttttttttttttccccctcacactGGACATATTCTTTAAACATAATTCTTCTCTTCCCATGACTTTATATATCTCAATGACTCCTGAGTTTGTCTGCATTTTAGATTCCCCTCTTCACGCAGATGCCCTATCTATACCTTAATTTCAGAATGCCCAAGTCCAGATGTATTAGAAAGGCCAATAATTGTCTGCTCTTTCCACATGTATTTCCTGTTGAGTGGGTACCGTATAGAGACGGTGTTTTGAACCATCTGTAGTCTGTATTCAAATTGGCTCTGCCACTTGGTATCACATGATTTTAGGCAAGTTAGTTGACTTTTCTAGGCCTTGGCTTCTGTTCGATAAGTGGGGATGATATTGCACATTTCTGGATGGCTGTGAGAATTCACTAATATAATAGCATGAGACTTGTTTCATAGTAAGCACCAGTAAATGGTGACTTAGTTTGTGCTATAGCATGACCTTTCCCAACAACTGATTAGACCAGAGATGGACCCTTGACTAGAGTAACCCattcataggtatgtatgtgAAATTGGTCTGATTGGAAATGATGACCTGGCCCCATCAGTAGCCCCAGGAACTGAAGAAGTTACCAGTCTGTGAGGGGTGCTTGAGCTGGTGGCTCAGGTGATATTGGTACCAGAATAGCCACCATGTTCATGAGTGCCCTGGAGTTATGAGGGATTAGAAACTGAGGTAATCAGAGAAAAAGAGTAGAATGGAACAGACATGTAGAGACATCGGCCTCTGAGAAAGAACCAGGTTTAAGGTAGCCTTCCagttccagttcttttttttttttttttcaacgtttatttatttttgggacagagagaggcagagcatgaacgggggaggggcagagagagagggagacacagaatcggaaacaggctccaggctctgagccatcagcccagagcctgacgccgggctcgaactcccggacctcgagatcgtgacctggctgaagtcggacgcttaaccgactgcgccacccaggcgccccgcagttCCAGTTCTTATGAGGCCTACCTACACTTCAGTTTGGGAGATGACCACGTGTGCCTACAGTAAAATCTCCCTTTACTTAAATTAACGTATATTCTCTATGCCAGTTCAAGTTACCACCAGCTTCCGAGGCTCACTCTCTCAGCACCTGTACCTAGTTATTTGTCAAGTCTTCCCGATTCTGCCTCCAGAATAACTCTAAAAGTCTGTCCCTTTTCAGAaggcctggctagctcagtcagtggagcatgcaactcttgatgttaggattgtgagtttgagccccatgttgggtatagagattacttaagaaataaaatctttaaatatatatatatatatataaaataaaactctgtctcttcctcttatatAGACCATAATAACATTTTGGAGGTGGGGGGACCTTGACTTCCATAATTAGATCCTACCTGGTCACTCTGCTTTTAATCTGCACCCCACCCACTACACTGGACTTTCTAAATGCAGAAGGATTATATCTGTCTCCTGCCAAAGCTGCCATCAATGAATTATCATTGTCACTGCCGTTTTCATCTTGTGCTCCATGGGGCCACCTCAGGGCCTATGATGGGTGAGGAGGATGCAATAAGAGAGATGAAGAGTGACAGCTctgctttgactttttttttttttttaagtatttatttacttattttgagagaaagagagcacacgcatgggcacgagtggggaggggcagagagagagggagagagagaatcccaagcaggctccatgttgtcagcacagagcttgatgcagggcctgaactcacaaaccatgaggtcgtgacctgagccaaaaccaagagtcagatgcctaaccagttgagccatccaagtgcccctaacATGTTCTTTGGTATCCAAatgagaatttattaaaaataaaaaagggtacAGCTATTTAGAAAATAGCCCTAAAGTCCCTGGCACACAAAATAAAGCCCAGATGTTTTATTAGGGTTTCCTACAGGCCTTTCCTGATTGGTCCCTGCCTACTATTTTAACTTTACCTGACACTTCCCAGCATGCTTCCTAAATCCCACCCAGAACTTCCAGTTTTCTGAACACAGCAGGTAATTTTATTCCTATGGgtctttgcatatgctgttccctaGGCCTaaggcttatttaaaaatatgtttgcgTTAATTAAGAATCTGTTCGAACAGCACTCCACAATGATTGTTTTTCCCCAAGGGGAGTTCCTTGTTCCTCTCATGCTCCTAGCATGTCTTCACAGATCTCTGCCCTAGGTCTTATCTCACTGTGTAATAGTTGCTCGCTTATATTGTTTTTTCACTACATAGACTCTGAGTTCCTTGAGGACAAGACTATGTCGTAGCCAATTTGCATAATTCATCAGTTAACACTGCTCATACCACATAAGAGATATTCACAAAATATCTGTCAAATGAATGAGCCAAGTCACTGAGACATCTGCCAACTCCAAGCTTATTCCAAAAGTTATAACTTGTCTTAAATCTAGCTACTGTAAGATCAGTTGCATTGTTTCATCCAGTGGTATTTGAAGTTCCTCCTGTAGTATGAGAAGGTAAGTAGAGAAACCCAAcatgggacccctgggtggctcggttggtttagcatccaacttttggtttcagctcaggtcattatctcaggtcctgggattgagccctgagtcagatTAAGATTCTTAAGGTTAAGATTCTGCCTAagattttccctctttccctctgccgcttcccctgctgtctctctcaaatagacaaaatgacaaataaaagtaaattaaaaaaaggaaacccagTGCTTCATCGAATGTTAGATCTGAAACCTAGAGTatttaccagctctgtgaccctgggtaaGATTCTTAACCTTTCTCgatctccatttccttatttgtaaagtgaGCATGGTAATGGCATCTTTTGCAAGATTGTTGCTAGGATTAAATATGTTAAGGTTTGTATAACACTTACTGGTTGGCACACACTAAGGATTAGCTGTTAGTATTACTTTTGAATTAGCCAAAGAAGGCAGAGAATCTGTTTATACCtatcacatatatttaaaaaatctttatgagGTGTACATTGCTACCTTAAATGCTTTTTAGGAGATGaggcaaaatataaataaaaaacaattaaaatacaaCACTTTCAGGTCTTGTAGAATCTCTTTGTTAAGTGtgctttattttgatattttttagaACTGGAATGATTACAGTCACCAAGCATTTGTCTATGATCATCTGTCAGACCTCCTTGAGCTGCTTTTAGATCCAGAACAACTCACTGCATCATTTCATTCGACCCATAGTAGTCTCGTCTCTCGACAAGCTGTTGTGGCCCTCAGCTTTCTGATTGAAGGTACAGTGAGTGGAGCCAGGAAGATATATCCACTTCATGAACTTGCACTGTGGCAACCACTACATGCAGAAAGTGGCTTCTCAAGGCTCTCTAAGACCTTTTCTTTCTACAAGCTGGAAGCCTGGCTGAGAACCTGTTTGACTGGGAATCCATTTGGTACATCTGCCTGCCTCAAGTCTGGAAAGAAATTGGCTTGGGCTCACCAAggtatttttcagtattttcatctATATTAAAAATTGGATGACAAGTGAAGGAAGTGTGTGTTTTCTGGTGTATTAATAGTCCTACATCTTTTGTAGAAGACCTGAAAAATATTGCTACtgtaagagagaagaaaagggaacatttcTCTTTTGTCTATGACTTTTTCCTGTCAAGGCAGCAAGAGTCAGAGAGTTGATTTGTGATTCTGGATCGTTGTGGTTACAGTTAACAGCAATTCCAACTTGGGTcagtcctctctttctctgctcttctttaTTCAGACTCTTTCTCCCTTGCCCTCTCACATGCTCCTTTGCTTAAGGCTTTCCTGTTTTCCATGCACCACAGCAGCATTTGGCCTTTCCACGGTTACAGGGTCAGACAGTTGGTGTAGAGATGGGGTCCTATCTaggcacacagacacaaacagatTAGATTTTTCTAAATTGGAAAACTCAAGTTACAGTAAAGAAAATCCTGGCCTTGGTCACATCAAATACCTATTCCTGACAGTCCAGGATAGGTTCGGGTGCCGTATGACTTCGGGCCCAGGTAGAAGTTTTAAGAGAAGGGGGCTCGGGTGGAAGTTTAAAAAGAAGTAGGTGCCTATACTGAGGCAAATTTCaggcaaaattaatgaaaaaaacccccaaaactagAATATACTCCCACAATCTCTGAATTtcagagataaaggaaaaaataggctccatgtaattaaaaaaatgagttttgtaTCAAATTTTTAtaatgccaaaaaacaaaacaattgagcAACATATACAGAATCTTGAGTGAAAAGATTGTGACCCAAGAATTCCGTGTCTAACCAAGCTATTGCTCTAGAGGAGGTCAAAGACTTTCAGATGTCTGAGGGTGCCATAAATATATAGGACATACTACATAAATTTTTGGTGTTGATAAAAGAATATAGGCTCAAGCAGTTGTTTAGACGTTAACAGTAGTCACTAGTAGGAAAAAGAGGATATCTAATCTCTTAGGATTATACCGAAATGTTAATGATGGTGGATAACAGgatcacaaataatttttatcttcttttgccactatttaaattttttctacaaTAACCATGTGTTACTTATTTAATAAAAGGAAGCagtaagttgtttttttgtttttaaatttttttttttcaacgtttatttatttttgggacagagagagagacagagcatgaacgggggaggggcagagagagagggagacacagaatcagaaacaggctccaggctccgagccatcagcccagagcccgatgcggggctcgaacccacggaccgtgagatcgtgacctggctgaagtcggacgcttaaccgactgcgccacccaggcgcccctgttttgtttttaaaaaagaagaatcacaTACTTCTGTGACCTCTTCCTATTTGGCCAGTATTCATTTATCTACAAGGGTATCCTGATGGCTTGCAGGGAAGCACAGTCTGAGAAGCCAGTCACACGATGGCGAGACTGTGTTAGGAGGGTAACCCCTGCACAGATGTTTTAAGTGTCCGTGTGTGTGAGGCACTGTGTGTGAAAGGAAAATATGCTCTCAGTCACTAATGATCTagggattaaagacctgaatccAAATAGAATTCATGGAATACTGTGGTAAGTAGCTGAGGAGGGGATTGAAATTAGTATTATGGCAATTTAAAGAGATTATTTCAGGACTGGAATGATAAATTGAGTCAacttggagaagatatttgagtTATTTGAGTCAGGCCAGTTCTGTCACTTTCTGGCCATATGAACTTAGGTGTATTACTTGAATGGTTACACATGAAACAAACCTTAGATCTGTAGGCAATCTTGAATGGATTATaggtttcaaaaaattttatgacaaaaaattatgaaatatcgCAAACGTACtgagaaacacagagaacaatATAGCAAACACCTCCCTACCCAAAGCCCAGATCTAACATTTTCCCAAACCTTATATGTATCTAATTTTAGACCCGTATACACACGTAGACATATGTAACCTCATATGGTTGTTTTCTTTGACTTGAAACTatctcatttgtttatatttttcttacatagTTGAAGGGACGACCAAAAGAGCTAAGATTGCTTGTAATACTCATGTGGCCCCTAGGATGCACCGCATGGTGGTGATGAGCCAGGTTTACAAGCAGACCTTGGCCAAGAGCTCAGATACTCTGGTGGGGGCACACGTAAAGATTCATCGTTGCAACGAATCTTTTATATATCTGCTGTCTCCCTTACGGTAAGCACAGCCTCCACAGTGTTCTGATATTCTGACATTTTCTTTGGACTAGGACTGATCGTCCTAGTCCTCTGATTTTGCTATCAGAGAATAGTTTTGTAGCACAATATTCACTTATTCTCACTGGGGAGTTCACCTGATTTTTTTCACATTACAGATCTGTGACCATTGAGAAGTGCAGGAATAGCACATTTGTCTTGGGCCCCGTACAGACTGCTCTTCACCTCCACAGCTGTGACAACATTAAAGTCATTGCTGCCTGCCACCGTTTGTCCATCTCTTCCACGGCAGGTTGCGTCTTTCACATTCTGACGCCTACACGCCCACTTATTCTCTCTGGAAACCAGACAGTAACTTTGGCCCCTTTTCACACCCATTATCCAATGCTGGAGGATCACATGGCCAGGACCGGCCTTGCTACAGTGCCTAACTATTGGGATAATCCAATGATTGTGTGCAGAGAGAGCAGTGACACAAGTGTCTTCCGACTCTTACCACCTTGTgaattctatgtatttattatccCCTTTGAAATGGAAGGGGATACGACAGAGATACCTGGGGGGCTTCCGTATGCATATCAGAAAGCACTGCGTCAAAGAGAGCAGAAGATACAAATCTGGCAGAAAACTGTGAAGGAGGCTCGTTTGACAAAGTAAGTGTTTTCTAGAGGAAGAATTTGCCTTATATAAAGTTCCACGGGAAAATTAATCTGTACATGTTTACAGCCATGGTAAAGTaatcagaaagacagagtgtgtcTTTTAAGGTCCCTATTCCAGGCTGTTTGGTTGGGAGATGGGAGCACTTAAAGGCCCAAGAATTAGACTCGCTTCTTTTCAGAAGCTTAAGTTTGTTGACAGATAAAGGACTCTATAAATGAAAGGTCATGTATAGACTATGCCACATAATCCAATACTTGAATGAATCGGcttagtttttaatttacttctctACACTCTATcggtggttctcaaccttggctgtgTGTTAAGGTCATCCAAGGGGCTTGCTAGAAATCAGATTTCCTGGCATCCACCACAGACCGACTCTCTAGGGGTGGATTCCTAATGCTGCTCCAAGGACTAATGCTAGTTTTGGTCAAAGTTTTCCCTAATCTGCCGTAAAATGTGAAAGATAAGTATagtgttttaaaacaaagctAAATTTCGTCCATTTAAAATGTTGTCTTTTATTCTGGAATTATAACAATCCTAAACCTGGGGCactaaaatatcttatttttaaattacatgctGTGATAGTAGATGATTATGGTTTATTATGTTCaccacaaaattttatttcaaggtACTAGTCTTTGAACTCTGGAAGCCAGGGACACACTGTATGGTTAACAGAGTTTCAAAAAACATGGCATGGGTAGTCAGGGAAGATTTATGGAAGAAGTAAGACTTTGTGTTGGATCTGGAAGAATGAGCACCATTTGGATAGAAGCTGAGGAGTGTGCAGAATACTTTTATATATACTGTATTGTATCtgacctatatatatatatatatatatatatatatatatttttttttttttttttttttggtggtggtagTGCTCCAATGTACAGAACTCAATAGAGCAGTTATTTGGATAACTAGACACAATTTAATGTCTATCCCATTAAAGCGTTTTACAATCACCTGGAGGAAAATGAATGTGAACCAGCgttcttacattatttttgctcttgACGGCACTTTTAGGGATCAGAGGAAGCAGTTCCAGGTACTCGTGGAGAACAAGTTTTATGAGTGGCTGATTAATACAGGACATCGCCAACAGCTGGACAGTCTGGTGCCCCCTGCCGCAGGCTCCAAACAAGCAGCAGGATAAGACTCCTACGTGGAAACACTGGTGGGCATTAGAACAAATTATCTTGGGAAAATCTTAGAAGCATGCCAAAAAAACTGTACAGAATATTAGGTTACTGGCCACTGCCActtttcccccatccctcccaccaGCATATACAGACTTGACATACCCATATTTACTGCATTTTACAGTGAGAAGACCAACCAAAATATTCCAAGTGGAGCCTATGGAATCCTGGGCAAATATAATGGGCAAGTTTTACTCTTTTTGCTTCTTGCCCAATACAGGTTGTACTTCCAAAGATACTACTTTCCCCACTcatagcttttgttttctttcaccttTCTAACACATCTTTCATCTTTCCCATCACCCTACACACAAATCAACTAAGTCAGCGAATTTTTGTTAGTGGCACCTATGAACATTAATAAATTACCAGAATTAATCCAAATGAAGATTTGAATACTGAAGGAGCGTGGATACAGACAAACTTACCAGAACTGAATTTAATCCAAatataaaatactctttttaaaatagagattagtttgcttttctctattttgaagtatttttaaagactaaTAACAGAAAAACAGACGGAAGATGTCAATAAATAGTgcacagaaaaatacaaacacaaagaTACTCACTTTCACTTATAAGTAATTTAAGAGACGTTTTTTCCTCTATTGGATTGACAAGGATCCAAAGGTGGTATACAACACTAGAAAGACATTTCATTTACCACTGGAAAACGTGGACATTTGTGCAAACTTTTGGGGGGATagtttgacaaaataaaaattctaaatgtgcACAATCTCTGACTTGGCAAGTTCACTTCTTAGAATTTGCCAATTTAACAATTTCACTGATTAGAATTTATCTTACAGATACATTCATTTATgtaaagatcttttttaaaaataagttcattaCAGCATTGTTTGAAATAGCTGCAGACTGGAAAACAACCCAGATGCTTTCCAGTAGAGGGCCGGTGCCTAATGAATTGGTTCATCCATGTTCTAGaatgcatctttaaaaagaatgaggtatagggcacctgggtggctcagtcagttaagtgtccgactcttgatctcagctcaggtcttgatctcagggtcgtgagttcaagacccacattgagccccaagctgggcatGGCActtacttaagg contains these protein-coding regions:
- the TBCCD1 gene encoding TBCC domain-containing protein 1 isoform X2; translated protein: MDQSGVLLWVKAEPFIVGALQVPPPSKFSLHYLRKISTYVRTRATEGAYPRLYWSTWRHIACGKLQLAKDLAWLYFEIFDSLAVKTPEERLEWSELLSNCMSEDEVDKQRNQLSVDTLQFLLFLYIQQLNKVSLRTSLIGEEWPSPRNRSQSPDLAEKSSCHNKNWNDYSHQAFVYDHLSDLLELLLDPEQLTASFHSTHSSLVSRQAVVALSFLIEGTVSGARKIYPLHELALWQPLHAESGFSRLSKTFSFYKLEAWLRTCLTGNPFGTSACLKSGKKLAWAHQVEGTTKRAKIACNTHVAPRMHRMVVMSQVYKQTLAKSSDTLVGAHVKIHRCNESFIYLLSPLRSVTIEKCRNSTFVLGPVQTALHLHSCDNIKVIAACHRLSISSTAGCVFHILTPTRPLILSGNQTVTLAPFHTHYPMLEDHMARTGLATVPNYWDNPMIVCRESSDTSVFRLLPPCEFYVFIIPFEMEGDTTEIPGGLPYAYQKALRQREQKIQIWQKTVKEARLTKDQRKQFQVLVENKFYEWLINTGHRQQLDSLVPPAAGSKQAAG
- the TBCCD1 gene encoding TBCC domain-containing protein 1 isoform X1 — encoded protein: MLVYAKKSFHTDVLRDNMDQSGVLLWVKAEPFIVGALQVPPPSKFSLHYLRKISTYVRTRATEGAYPRLYWSTWRHIACGKLQLAKDLAWLYFEIFDSLAVKTPEERLEWSELLSNCMSEDEVDKQRNQLSVDTLQFLLFLYIQQLNKVSLRTSLIGEEWPSPRNRSQSPDLAEKSSCHNKNWNDYSHQAFVYDHLSDLLELLLDPEQLTASFHSTHSSLVSRQAVVALSFLIEGTVSGARKIYPLHELALWQPLHAESGFSRLSKTFSFYKLEAWLRTCLTGNPFGTSACLKSGKKLAWAHQVEGTTKRAKIACNTHVAPRMHRMVVMSQVYKQTLAKSSDTLVGAHVKIHRCNESFIYLLSPLRSVTIEKCRNSTFVLGPVQTALHLHSCDNIKVIAACHRLSISSTAGCVFHILTPTRPLILSGNQTVTLAPFHTHYPMLEDHMARTGLATVPNYWDNPMIVCRESSDTSVFRLLPPCEFYVFIIPFEMEGDTTEIPGGLPYAYQKALRQREQKIQIWQKTVKEARLTKDQRKQFQVLVENKFYEWLINTGHRQQLDSLVPPAAGSKQAAG